One genomic region from Sphingobacterium sp. UGAL515B_05 encodes:
- a CDS encoding response regulator transcription factor: MNTVKILLVEDHMVVRNGIKLLLESEGEFTVIGEASDGTEALSKLANGLAPDIVLTDISMEHMDGMALLKVISQKYPQVKVVILSMLSQIHYVVEGFEHGLSGYLLKNVGYNELLFGLKHVAEGGRYMSEEISLALLEQVSSGQVYTDVGSNMILDLEINDRELEVLELIADGFTNLEIADKIFLSKRTVEGYRQSLIDKTRVKNTAELVKYAFQHGLLKKNENYLRYW; the protein is encoded by the coding sequence ATGAATACGGTTAAAATACTATTGGTTGAAGATCACATGGTGGTACGGAATGGTATTAAACTACTTTTAGAATCCGAAGGAGAATTTACAGTGATAGGAGAGGCTTCTGATGGTACGGAAGCCCTGTCTAAATTGGCGAATGGTCTAGCTCCCGATATTGTCTTAACTGATATCAGCATGGAACATATGGACGGAATGGCGCTCTTAAAAGTCATCAGTCAAAAATATCCGCAGGTCAAAGTTGTGATATTGTCTATGCTTAGTCAAATTCATTATGTGGTTGAAGGTTTTGAGCATGGTCTTTCAGGCTACCTGTTGAAAAATGTAGGTTATAATGAATTACTTTTTGGATTAAAACATGTTGCTGAAGGTGGACGCTATATGAGCGAAGAAATTAGCTTAGCCTTACTTGAACAAGTTTCTTCTGGTCAGGTTTATACGGATGTGGGCTCGAATATGATCCTCGATCTGGAAATAAATGATCGCGAGCTAGAAGTATTGGAGTTGATCGCCGACGGTTTTACAAATCTAGAAATTGCAGATAAAATCTTTTTGAGTAAGCGAACAGTTGAAGGATATCGACAGAGCTTGATTGATAAAACAAGGGTGAAGAATACCGCGGAATTAGTAAAATATGCTTTTCAACATGGCTTATTAAAAAAAAATGAGAACTATTTACGTTACTGGTGA
- the lgt gene encoding prolipoprotein diacylglyceryl transferase: protein MVNNLILTYINWNIDSDIFVIPIIEHPIRWYGLFWLLGIVLCYKVLGSLFKKEGRSSEFLDQLTIYIVLGTVIGARLGHVLFYDPGYYLDHPLKIMAIWEGGLASHGGGIGILIAIYLFAKKQGLPFLWVADRIALVVPLAGACIRLGNLMNSEMIGTASNLPWAFVFSRIDTIPRHPAQLYEALFCLLLFVLLYRLWKDKKLRRNNGNYFALLLVLLFSFRFLDEFLKINQEHFEDSLFINMGQLLSIPFIIIGAGLFIFNRFRERIPKLK, encoded by the coding sequence ATGGTAAATAATCTAATCTTAACTTACATAAACTGGAATATAGATAGTGACATCTTTGTTATTCCAATTATTGAACACCCTATTCGCTGGTACGGACTATTTTGGTTATTGGGCATTGTATTATGCTATAAGGTATTAGGTTCATTATTTAAGAAAGAAGGTCGGTCAAGCGAGTTCTTAGATCAGCTAACCATTTATATCGTTTTAGGTACTGTTATTGGTGCTAGATTGGGGCACGTATTATTTTACGACCCCGGTTATTACCTAGATCATCCCTTAAAAATAATGGCCATTTGGGAAGGTGGGCTGGCAAGCCATGGTGGAGGTATAGGTATCCTGATTGCGATCTATTTATTTGCAAAAAAACAGGGGCTTCCTTTTCTTTGGGTTGCGGATCGGATTGCTTTAGTCGTTCCTTTAGCAGGGGCTTGCATTCGCCTGGGCAACTTAATGAACTCTGAAATGATTGGTACAGCAAGTAATTTACCTTGGGCTTTTGTGTTTAGCCGTATCGATACAATACCTCGCCATCCGGCACAGCTTTATGAAGCATTATTTTGTCTCCTATTATTCGTATTATTATATCGTTTGTGGAAAGACAAAAAGCTTCGACGTAACAATGGAAACTATTTCGCCTTGCTGTTGGTTTTGCTGTTTTCGTTCCGGTTTTTGGATGAGTTTTTGAAAATCAATCAAGAGCATTTTGAAGACTCCTTATTCATCAATATGGGACAGCTGCTTAGTATACCATTTATTATTATTGGAGCTGGTCTATTTATTTTCAACCGTTTTCGAGAAAGAATACCAAAATTAAAGTAA
- a CDS encoding histidine kinase has product MAQLHSCHQSDQQASKNNTHSEDNSLDLTYQDTLFKFLALQDFRDQSIIAKKIAEFAQDKYFNNSGYNWIFLAYNYLLDDKIDSIEIALKNLDGRKLSPDLLVLKDYFKIRANFSFNDVTTIGIMEQIIDAKEYALENKSRFSFLFFNLLANANYRRADYNQALKDNESWYHYHPNRSDARVAQAYQEIKFMQYIELHDFEKLKATLDSCKYYANKTADSAIIMRMYNLQAQYFFSIGNSRKAVEASQKYFNYLSSSKALNAYAYANLAKNFLNNHQVDSAIYYFNAGLQFIKTHKGKQNKLFYYQNLQVAYALKGDYERAYFTLDSAYQDYKNSTKSIENERINEINTRYETEKKDQAIKLLKTTNAFNHKIMVQQRWIFVILFALIFSIAFFLYYRNKQKLLKNINQRIVAENRQLILEQKTRQNQLNPHFIYNAIANLQGLISSEQKAKANQYLILLSRQIRDILELNREEYISLDQEIKSLKNYILLQQMRYQDVFDFEIESGNLDVDDVMIPPMLIQPFVENAIEHAFKNLNYRGQLQILFNQEADQLHIVISDNGWGMQSYQKNNAHKTSLSQVITKERLELLFNDPQQKARIEIKPNYREDKSGYRVELYIPLVLYFN; this is encoded by the coding sequence ATGGCACAGTTACACTCTTGTCATCAAAGTGACCAACAGGCGTCTAAAAATAATACGCATAGCGAAGATAACTCACTTGATTTAACCTATCAGGATACGTTATTTAAATTTCTCGCATTACAAGATTTTAGGGATCAATCTATTATAGCAAAGAAGATAGCGGAGTTTGCTCAGGATAAGTATTTTAATAATTCTGGTTATAACTGGATTTTTTTAGCCTACAACTATTTGTTGGACGATAAAATAGATTCAATAGAAATTGCGCTGAAAAACCTTGATGGAAGAAAGCTGTCTCCAGATTTGCTTGTTCTGAAGGATTACTTTAAAATAAGGGCTAATTTTAGTTTTAATGATGTAACTACTATTGGCATCATGGAACAAATTATCGATGCTAAAGAATATGCGTTAGAAAATAAGAGTAGGTTTAGCTTTCTTTTTTTCAATCTATTGGCTAATGCAAATTATCGTCGAGCTGACTATAACCAGGCGCTCAAAGATAACGAGTCATGGTATCATTATCATCCCAATAGATCCGATGCCCGTGTTGCGCAAGCGTATCAGGAGATCAAATTTATGCAGTATATTGAATTGCATGATTTTGAGAAGCTAAAAGCAACACTGGATAGCTGCAAATATTACGCAAATAAAACGGCCGATTCTGCTATCATTATGCGCATGTATAATTTACAGGCGCAGTATTTCTTTAGCATAGGGAATAGTCGAAAAGCGGTAGAGGCATCCCAAAAATATTTTAATTATTTATCTTCAAGCAAGGCACTCAATGCCTATGCGTATGCGAATTTGGCAAAAAATTTTTTGAATAATCATCAAGTTGACTCGGCGATCTATTATTTTAATGCTGGATTGCAGTTTATCAAAACCCATAAAGGCAAGCAAAATAAATTATTCTATTATCAGAATCTACAAGTAGCATACGCATTAAAAGGAGATTATGAACGGGCTTATTTTACCTTGGATTCGGCTTATCAGGATTATAAAAATAGCACAAAAAGTATTGAAAATGAACGTATCAATGAGATCAATACACGGTATGAAACTGAAAAAAAGGATCAGGCTATTAAGCTTTTAAAAACAACAAATGCATTCAACCATAAGATTATGGTCCAACAGCGCTGGATTTTTGTTATTTTATTTGCGCTGATCTTTAGCATTGCATTCTTCCTTTATTACCGGAATAAACAAAAGCTATTGAAAAATATTAATCAGCGTATAGTTGCCGAAAATAGACAATTAATTTTAGAGCAGAAGACGCGACAAAACCAGCTTAATCCCCATTTTATTTATAATGCTATCGCTAATTTGCAAGGTTTGATCAGTAGTGAGCAAAAAGCAAAGGCAAATCAGTACCTCATCTTATTGTCCCGTCAAATTCGTGACATACTCGAATTAAATAGGGAAGAGTATATTTCTTTGGATCAAGAAATTAAATCATTAAAGAATTATATACTTTTACAGCAGATGCGCTATCAAGATGTATTTGATTTTGAAATTGAGAGCGGTAACTTGGATGTTGATGATGTCATGATTCCCCCTATGTTGATTCAGCCTTTTGTTGAAAACGCTATTGAACATGCTTTCAAAAATTTGAATTATCGTGGACAATTGCAAATTCTTTTTAATCAGGAAGCAGATCAATTGCATATTGTTATCAGTGACAATGGCTGGGGAATGCAATCTTATCAGAAAAATAATGCACACAAGACCTCTCTTTCACAAGTTATCACGAAAGAGCGCCTTGAGCTTTTGTTTAACGATCCTCAGCAAAAAGCAAGGATTGAAATAAAGCCCAATTATAGAGAAGATAAAAGTGGATATCGCGTAGAACTCTATATCCCACTCGTTTTATATTTTAATTAA
- a CDS encoding LytTR family DNA-binding domain-containing protein, protein MKVYILEDEYNIYLYIKSLLDAIPYVQIVGYSPSIAQAERELLVSNPDLILADIQLKDGSSLSFLSELKLDINTIFITAFNQYAIEALNIGAIAYLLKPLVPEQFIEAIEKCYKKNTEFRFNSMQLSMAESYLKSPVRPKKIALRTFEYTQIVNIDDILYCHGDKGYTTFYIKENKPMMVSKVLKHFETMLPESEFIRCHQSYLINANYIKKYFKDGQIEMSDG, encoded by the coding sequence ATGAAAGTTTATATTCTTGAAGATGAGTATAATATCTATTTGTACATTAAGTCTTTATTGGATGCTATTCCTTATGTCCAGATCGTTGGTTATAGTCCATCAATCGCCCAGGCAGAACGTGAGTTACTTGTATCTAATCCGGATCTTATTTTAGCTGATATTCAATTGAAAGATGGATCAAGCTTATCCTTCCTCTCAGAGCTGAAATTGGACATAAATACAATCTTTATAACCGCATTTAACCAATATGCGATAGAAGCCCTTAATATAGGCGCTATTGCCTATTTATTAAAGCCTTTGGTTCCGGAACAATTTATAGAGGCTATTGAAAAATGCTATAAGAAAAATACAGAGTTTAGATTCAATAGCATGCAATTAAGTATGGCCGAAAGCTATCTGAAGTCACCAGTTAGACCAAAGAAAATAGCACTACGTACATTTGAATACACTCAGATTGTGAATATCGATGATATTCTTTATTGCCATGGAGATAAGGGGTATACCACATTTTATATTAAAGAAAATAAACCGATGATGGTTTCGAAAGTCCTCAAGCACTTTGAAACTATGCTTCCTGAATCCGAATTTATTCGTTGTCATCAATCTTATTTAATCAATGCAAACTATATAAAAAAATATTTCAAGGATGGCCAGATAGAAATGTCCGATGGTTAA
- a CDS encoding Error-prone repair protein ImuA produces MMLEDKQALISKLKKDLLAWQGIPQRSNDASTMGLGPLEKAFPNGVFPKGVIHEFVSFNRMDSAASCGFIGGLLGKLMQADGNCIWIGSIQTVFPAAIRSFGVDPASIVFVSMKREKDVLWAMEEALKCQGITAVLAEIHQLDFVQSRRLQLAVEKSRVTGFILQHNPKILLATSCAARWKVTSLPSQSDDGLPGIGYPCWDVELLKVRNGSPAKEQITWSPQGFKTFSKKEIQVKDWNYNYQNLG; encoded by the coding sequence ATGATGTTAGAAGATAAACAGGCTTTGATCAGCAAACTTAAAAAGGACTTGCTTGCCTGGCAAGGGATACCTCAAAGGTCAAATGATGCAAGCACGATGGGTTTGGGACCATTGGAGAAAGCTTTTCCGAATGGCGTTTTTCCTAAAGGGGTAATACACGAGTTTGTGAGCTTTAACCGCATGGATAGTGCTGCATCCTGTGGGTTTATTGGTGGTCTCCTTGGAAAACTTATGCAAGCTGATGGGAATTGTATTTGGATAGGCTCCATTCAAACGGTATTTCCAGCGGCAATCAGATCATTTGGGGTTGATCCAGCATCGATTGTTTTTGTTTCTATGAAACGGGAGAAGGATGTGTTATGGGCGATGGAAGAAGCGTTGAAATGTCAGGGCATAACAGCCGTGCTGGCCGAAATACATCAGCTGGATTTTGTTCAATCGAGGCGCCTTCAACTTGCCGTAGAAAAAAGTCGGGTTACAGGGTTTATACTTCAACATAACCCAAAAATCTTGTTGGCGACGAGTTGTGCGGCACGTTGGAAAGTCACTTCTTTACCTAGTCAATCGGATGATGGATTACCTGGTATTGGCTATCCCTGTTGGGATGTAGAGCTCCTCAAGGTAAGGAATGGAAGTCCAGCCAAAGAGCAAATAACCTGGTCTCCACAGGGGTTTAAAACATTTTCTAAAAAGGAGATACAGGTAAAAGACTGGAATTATAACTACCAAAATCTTGGCTAG
- a CDS encoding DNA polymerase Y family protein, translating into MKKRFASLWFPHLKTDWLTVCKPHLQNIPFVLSIAAQGRLIVSGSNLLAEQAGVHSGMAIADARAFIPSLKIINEQAGLAEKLLHSIAEWCIRYTPQVALDTPDGIILDISGCAHLWGGEAAYLTSIVSKFRQHGYDVRMGIADTIGAAWAVAHFGHEDIIINEQAQSETLFPLSPAALRLEDVQLKRLQSLGLRSIGSFAKMPRSVLRRRFGDSLLLRLDQAMGLEDEFVISIKPILPYEERLPCLEPICTANGIELALEDLLNKLCKRLSGEGKGLRAAELNCHRVDGKIETITIETNRATAQVKHILQLFVLKIPQIEPALGIELFTLGVSKVETADPVQENLWNNRIGLKNPTVTELLDRLKSRDANCEISRYVPSAHYWPERSMKIAAKMDEVAAVDWQTARPRPTRLLKIPERIIVTAPIPDYPPILFRYKGDTYTIRKADGPERIEREWWIDPGEHRDYYAVEDLQGRRFWLYRAGHYDGQADQWFIHGFFA; encoded by the coding sequence ATGAAAAAAAGATTTGCCTCACTTTGGTTTCCTCATCTGAAAACAGATTGGCTCACTGTTTGTAAACCACATTTGCAAAATATTCCCTTTGTATTGTCCATCGCCGCTCAAGGAAGATTAATCGTCAGTGGGAGTAACTTATTAGCGGAGCAAGCGGGGGTGCATTCAGGAATGGCCATAGCGGATGCACGGGCATTTATTCCATCACTTAAAATAATCAATGAGCAAGCTGGATTGGCTGAAAAGTTACTCCATTCGATAGCAGAGTGGTGCATCAGGTACACACCACAGGTTGCATTAGATACGCCCGACGGTATCATCCTGGATATTAGTGGTTGTGCTCATCTTTGGGGCGGGGAGGCGGCCTACTTAACAAGTATTGTCTCGAAATTTAGACAACATGGTTATGATGTACGTATGGGGATTGCTGATACCATTGGGGCCGCATGGGCGGTAGCGCATTTTGGACACGAAGATATCATTATAAATGAACAGGCGCAGTCGGAAACGCTTTTTCCATTAAGTCCTGCCGCATTACGATTGGAAGATGTTCAATTGAAGCGGTTACAATCGCTTGGATTACGGTCAATCGGAAGTTTTGCAAAAATGCCACGTTCAGTGTTGCGTAGAAGATTTGGCGATAGTTTACTGCTCCGACTGGACCAGGCCATGGGATTGGAAGATGAATTTGTTATTTCTATAAAACCCATCTTACCCTATGAAGAACGTTTACCTTGTTTGGAGCCTATCTGTACAGCAAATGGTATTGAATTGGCTTTGGAAGATTTATTAAACAAGTTGTGTAAGCGTTTGTCGGGGGAGGGTAAAGGATTACGTGCAGCCGAATTGAATTGTCATCGCGTGGATGGAAAAATAGAGACCATTACTATTGAGACTAATCGTGCTACTGCTCAGGTTAAACATATCCTTCAATTATTTGTCCTAAAGATTCCTCAAATTGAACCGGCATTGGGTATTGAATTATTTACCTTGGGCGTATCCAAAGTTGAGACGGCAGATCCTGTTCAGGAAAATCTTTGGAACAATAGAATTGGTCTCAAAAACCCGACGGTTACCGAACTTTTAGATCGTTTGAAAAGTAGGGACGCCAATTGTGAGATTTCACGCTATGTTCCATCTGCGCACTACTGGCCCGAACGATCCATGAAAATAGCGGCTAAAATGGATGAGGTTGCAGCCGTTGACTGGCAAACTGCAAGGCCACGTCCAACACGACTATTGAAGATCCCTGAACGTATTATAGTCACAGCACCCATACCCGACTATCCCCCCATACTGTTCCGTTATAAGGGAGATACCTATACTATAAGGAAAGCAGATGGCCCCGAACGTATTGAACGCGAATGGTGGATTGATCCTGGTGAACATCGGGATTATTATGCGGTGGAAGATCTGCAAGGTCGGCGCTTTTGGTTATATCGCGCCGGGCATTATGACGGACAGGCAGATCAATGGTTTATACATGGTTTTTTTGCATAA
- a CDS encoding error-prone DNA polymerase translates to MVYCELQITSNFSFLEGASHPEELIEQAARLGYNSVAVTDRNSLAGIVRAHMAAKKAGIRLIPACRLDLKDGPSLLAYPTDKEAYGRLSTLLTVGNLRTEKGKCELYKNDVFQYAEGIIFIICPPEKLVVGFELEQSFIAFVQECQQRLQGCLNLGIKKLYRGDDAKLLFRINQLGEHLAIPLVVLGDVYYHVPERRELQDILTCIREKCTIHTAGFNLYPNAERYMKSITEVERLFRLYPEAVEQSVKIANACRFSLDDLKYIYPDELSAHGRTTQEELSYLTWEGARKRFNGDIPDAIRETIQMELDFIERKNYASYFLTVYDYVRFAKEKGILCQGRGSAANSTVCYCLGITSVDPSKYRLLFARFMSDARDEPPDIDVDFEHERREEVIQYIYEKYGRNRAAIVATVTQVRSKGAIRDVGKAMGLSMDAVGRLAGGVSSHWDDYINLERLVEQGFNPEDQHLRKVLELTHQYIGFPRQLGQHTGGFVITQGNLHELCPLINARMDNRTNLEWNKDDLEALGFLKVDVLALGMLTCIRKAFDLAKKHYGKELTLADIGAEDDPKVYDMICHADTLGEFQIESRAQMSMLPRLKPREFYDLVIEVAIVRPGPIQGDMVHPYLRRRNKEEAVDYPSTEIQTILEKTLGVPLFQEQAMEIAIVAAGFTPAEADELRRSMATFKAKGQVSAFHKKMIDGMVKKNYTEEFANRVFKQLEGFGSYGFPESHAASFALLVYVSSWLKYYYPDIFAASLLNSQPMGFYQPAQIVIDAQKHGVKVRPIDINHSSWDNTLEGEIGKPHALRLGLRQIKGFSMDEAVVLTQGRQSAYSSITGMMDVGLSLIALEKLADADAFTSLGIDRRQALWEITALGDRPIALFEGQASESVMEGQIELPLLTKSQHVVADYARTSLSIKAHPVSFLRGKFDLLHVVPTAKLAFLKNDMPVKVCGLITVRQRPGTSKGVLFITIEDDTGFSNIVVWSNVFEKYRKEILRAKLLMVAGKIQVEGEVIHVIAQRCFDMSGLLKDLTTDGDNAAGIFHKGRNFH, encoded by the coding sequence ATGGTATATTGTGAATTACAGATAACAAGTAATTTTAGTTTTCTCGAAGGTGCTTCTCATCCGGAAGAACTGATCGAGCAAGCGGCGCGATTGGGGTATAATTCTGTTGCAGTAACTGACCGCAATAGCCTTGCTGGAATCGTCCGTGCACATATGGCTGCAAAAAAAGCCGGTATACGACTGATTCCTGCTTGTCGTCTAGATTTAAAGGATGGGCCAAGCTTATTGGCATACCCGACAGATAAAGAGGCTTACGGACGGCTTTCAACATTGTTAACTGTTGGAAATCTAAGGACGGAAAAAGGAAAATGCGAATTGTACAAGAATGATGTGTTTCAATATGCTGAGGGGATTATATTCATTATTTGCCCACCTGAAAAACTAGTGGTCGGTTTTGAGCTTGAGCAGTCATTTATAGCGTTTGTACAGGAATGTCAACAGCGTCTACAGGGTTGTCTTAATCTAGGAATAAAAAAACTCTATCGTGGTGATGATGCTAAATTATTGTTTAGAATAAATCAGTTGGGCGAACACCTGGCTATCCCGCTTGTTGTACTTGGAGATGTATATTATCATGTACCTGAAAGGCGTGAATTGCAGGATATTTTAACCTGTATTCGTGAAAAATGCACAATACATACGGCTGGATTTAATTTATATCCCAATGCAGAGCGCTATATGAAATCAATAACTGAAGTTGAACGCTTGTTTAGGTTGTACCCTGAAGCTGTAGAACAGAGTGTAAAAATTGCCAATGCCTGTCGTTTTTCCTTAGATGATTTGAAATACATCTATCCAGATGAATTATCAGCTCATGGTCGGACTACACAGGAAGAGTTAAGTTATTTAACTTGGGAAGGTGCCCGTAAACGATTTAACGGAGATATCCCGGATGCAATTCGCGAAACGATTCAAATGGAACTTGATTTTATCGAACGCAAAAATTATGCTTCTTATTTTTTGACGGTGTATGATTATGTTCGATTTGCGAAGGAAAAGGGAATTTTATGTCAAGGGCGTGGATCTGCAGCAAATTCAACCGTATGTTACTGCTTAGGTATTACTTCTGTTGACCCGTCAAAATACAGGCTTTTATTTGCGCGATTTATGTCCGATGCACGCGATGAACCACCAGATATAGACGTCGACTTTGAGCATGAGCGCCGTGAGGAAGTCATCCAGTATATTTATGAGAAATATGGCCGCAATCGTGCTGCTATTGTAGCAACTGTCACACAGGTACGCTCCAAAGGGGCTATACGTGATGTTGGCAAGGCGATGGGGCTTTCCATGGATGCTGTAGGGCGTTTAGCAGGGGGCGTGAGTAGCCATTGGGACGATTATATCAATTTGGAACGTTTGGTTGAACAGGGCTTTAATCCTGAAGACCAACATTTGCGAAAAGTTCTCGAATTGACACATCAGTATATTGGCTTTCCACGTCAATTGGGGCAGCATACAGGCGGATTTGTTATTACGCAAGGTAATTTGCATGAGCTTTGTCCCTTAATAAATGCCCGCATGGATAATCGGACAAATCTCGAATGGAATAAAGATGATCTTGAAGCACTCGGCTTTCTAAAGGTTGATGTACTTGCTTTGGGGATGTTGACCTGTATTCGCAAAGCTTTTGATCTCGCTAAAAAGCATTATGGAAAAGAGCTTACTCTGGCTGATATTGGGGCAGAGGATGATCCAAAGGTTTACGATATGATCTGTCATGCAGATACTCTAGGTGAATTCCAGATCGAAAGCCGGGCCCAGATGTCGATGTTGCCGCGATTAAAACCACGGGAGTTTTATGACCTGGTCATTGAGGTAGCTATTGTGCGGCCTGGACCGATACAAGGGGATATGGTGCATCCCTATTTGCGCCGTCGAAATAAAGAGGAAGCTGTTGATTATCCCAGTACAGAGATCCAAACCATTCTTGAAAAAACCTTGGGGGTTCCTCTTTTTCAGGAGCAGGCCATGGAAATTGCCATAGTCGCTGCCGGATTTACTCCTGCGGAAGCCGACGAATTGCGGCGTAGCATGGCTACATTCAAAGCAAAAGGACAGGTATCTGCTTTTCACAAAAAAATGATCGATGGTATGGTAAAAAAAAACTATACGGAAGAATTTGCCAATAGAGTTTTTAAGCAATTGGAAGGTTTTGGGAGTTACGGTTTTCCAGAGAGTCACGCAGCGTCTTTTGCCTTATTGGTGTATGTGTCCTCGTGGCTTAAATATTATTATCCTGATATTTTTGCGGCATCCTTACTCAATAGTCAGCCCATGGGCTTTTATCAACCTGCTCAAATTGTTATTGATGCGCAGAAACATGGCGTAAAAGTACGTCCTATTGATATCAATCATTCTTCATGGGACAATACCTTAGAAGGAGAAATTGGAAAACCGCATGCTCTTCGATTGGGGTTACGTCAGATCAAAGGATTCTCAATGGATGAGGCCGTTGTGTTGACTCAAGGTCGGCAGTCTGCCTATTCATCCATTACTGGTATGATGGATGTTGGACTATCTCTTATTGCGTTGGAGAAATTAGCTGATGCAGATGCCTTTACCTCATTAGGTATTGATCGTCGGCAAGCGCTTTGGGAAATTACAGCCTTGGGTGATCGGCCGATTGCATTATTTGAAGGTCAAGCGTCTGAAAGTGTCATGGAGGGGCAAATCGAATTACCTTTGTTAACCAAAAGCCAACATGTTGTGGCTGATTACGCAAGGACCTCGCTATCCATTAAAGCACATCCAGTGAGTTTCTTGCGCGGAAAGTTCGACCTTCTCCATGTTGTGCCAACAGCGAAATTAGCATTCTTAAAAAATGATATGCCCGTGAAAGTATGTGGGTTGATTACTGTTAGGCAACGTCCAGGAACCTCTAAGGGTGTTTTATTTATCACTATTGAAGATGATACTGGTTTTTCAAATATTGTCGTTTGGAGTAATGTGTTTGAAAAATATCGAAAAGAAATCCTTCGGGCAAAACTCCTTATGGTTGCGGGCAAAATCCAAGTTGAAGGTGAAGTTATTCATGTAATAGCGCAACGATGCTTTGATATGTCAGGTTTGTTAAAAGATCTGACAACAGATGGCGACAATGCTGCAGGTATTTTTCATAAGGGAAGAAATTTTCATTGA
- a CDS encoding MFS transporter, with the protein MRFQIKDLLHIFLLSTGIFLFVIDLFIINVSLPTIQHGLHLRDSDTQWIIILYIIGYASLLINAGNAGNHYGKKKLYLIGMAFFTVASLLCGLANNLYILLAGRLIQGISSGLMVPQGIALITLLFENPEKRSMALGIYGSIAGIASVIGQLLGGILPDQTWIHESWRLIFLINVPIGVLAYFAVYRYTFNDQVTGKSKISFIPMITLFMLLMGIIFPLIMGPELKWPRWSLLLLGTAIVLVLLFLKKQRKLEQTGRSSLLNFSLFNNRVFNLGLLAALAYYMVQDAYFIINSNYLQNQKNYTATMTGIAFVFQGIGYVLASVIVSKLIQRHGKTIVLYGLGIMILGLLSHLFVFNTMIIDSNQIHALFFFYGIGCGSVLPALMTLALKDLNEKLISVGSAIYLTVQQLSICLGIAFIVGVFLHGKGTKFLIWQNISSAYGYSIALSVILLLFVVYSIAYLPSKKVK; encoded by the coding sequence ATGCGCTTTCAAATTAAAGATTTACTTCATATTTTCCTCCTTTCAACTGGTATATTTCTATTTGTCATAGATCTCTTTATTATTAATGTTTCCCTTCCCACAATTCAACATGGACTACATCTACGAGACAGTGATACGCAATGGATTATCATACTTTATATTATTGGGTATGCAAGTCTTCTAATCAATGCTGGGAATGCCGGAAATCATTATGGAAAGAAGAAATTATATTTAATTGGGATGGCATTTTTTACTGTAGCCTCCCTTTTATGTGGCCTAGCAAATAATCTTTACATTTTATTGGCTGGAAGATTGATCCAGGGGATTAGCTCTGGCCTTATGGTTCCACAGGGCATCGCATTGATCACCTTACTTTTTGAAAATCCCGAGAAGCGGTCGATGGCTTTGGGCATCTATGGAAGTATAGCAGGTATTGCCTCAGTAATAGGTCAATTGTTAGGCGGAATTCTTCCGGATCAGACGTGGATACATGAAAGTTGGCGTCTTATTTTTTTAATCAATGTTCCCATTGGGGTACTTGCCTACTTTGCTGTCTATCGCTATACATTCAATGATCAGGTTACTGGAAAATCTAAGATATCTTTTATCCCTATGATAACATTGTTTATGCTTTTAATGGGAATAATTTTCCCTTTAATCATGGGACCTGAGTTGAAATGGCCACGCTGGTCATTACTGCTATTGGGAACAGCAATTGTTCTTGTCTTGTTGTTTCTAAAAAAACAACGTAAATTAGAACAAACGGGCCGTTCTAGTCTACTCAATTTCTCCTTATTTAATAATCGGGTTTTCAATTTAGGCCTTCTAGCCGCTTTAGCCTATTATATGGTCCAAGATGCATATTTTATTATCAACTCCAATTACCTTCAAAATCAAAAGAATTATACGGCAACAATGACAGGAATTGCCTTTGTTTTTCAGGGTATTGGTTACGTATTGGCAAGTGTTATTGTGAGCAAGTTAATACAGCGCCACGGAAAGACCATTGTCCTATATGGATTAGGAATAATGATTTTGGGTTTGCTGTCTCATCTTTTCGTTTTCAATACGATGATCATAGATAGCAATCAAATACATGCGCTCTTCTTTTTTTATGGTATTGGCTGCGGTAGTGTATTGCCGGCATTAATGACACTAGCATTAAAAGACCTTAACGAAAAACTAATCTCTGTAGGATCTGCCATCTATCTCACAGTACAACAACTATCTATATGCTTAGGAATCGCATTTATTGTCGGGGTATTCCTTCACGGGAAAGGGACTAAATTTCTTATTTGGCAGAATATCTCATCGGCCTATGGCTATTCGATCGCACTATCGGTCATATTACTCTTATTTGTCGTATATTCAATAGCTTATTTACCTTCAAAAAAGGTAAAATAG